CGGGCTTCCCGTCCGGGACCTCCGCCGCCGGGCCGCCGGACCGCGCGTCCGGGCCGGGCTCGGGGGCCCCGCCGGACGACGGCGCGGGTGCCCCGGGCCTCGGGGTGCTGCCGGTCCGCTCGGAGGCGGGCCGCCCGCCCGACGCGTCCGTCTCGCTCATCGGCGTACGCATGACGACAGGCGGGATCGGACGCGAGCCCGGGATGTTGATCCGGATACGCGTCGTCAGCGTCGTCTCTGTTCTGGGCTCCTCGGGCTGAGGCGGGTCCGCAGGCTCCGGAGTCTCCTCCGGGCCGTCCTGAGACGGGTGCAGCGACGGATACTGGCGTGATCCGTACGGCGGCGTACCCGACGGGTACGCGGCTCCTCCGCGCCCCTGGGGCCCGGAGGACGAACTGTCAGTTTCACGACTCAAAGCAGGTTCTCCCGATTGGCTCCGCCGCCCGTACTTCCCCCATGCCGCAGGCCAGGGGACGGCTCGGCGCGCGCACCACCATACTGGCCGCCGCCGTAAGACTCTCCGCGCACGGGGAGAACAAGGATGCACCCGGCACCGCGCGGAGGGGCAATCCGGGGGCGGACATACCACATCACGAGCCTGATCGGCCGGTGTCGTTGGCCGAATACGGCAGCCGCGACATCGTGGCACAGATCACAGCCACGGCCATCCCTCCGAGCATGAAGAGGGCCAGGCCGATCTCCTCCCCGAAGACGTAGTCACCCTCGGGGCGCCCGCCGAGCAGGACGATGACGGCGATGAACCACCCCACCGCCGGCACCAGCGCGCCGAGCTGTGTCCGGGTCAGCACCCGGCCGCCGTGGAACAGTCCCGCCGACGCTGCGAGCGCGAGCAGCAACCCGCCCGGGAACAGGGCCGCCTGGACGAGGGTGCCGGCGAGCCCGACGGCCGCGCCGAGCACCGCGAGACCCGCGTAGAGGGGGATCCGCCGGGGGTTCGGGGGTGCCGCGAGGCCGGACGGCTCGGGAACCCTGGGCGGCGCGTTGGTGCGCGGTGACCGCGACGAGGCGCGCTGCCTCTGCCTGTTACTCATGTCCGTGCTCCCGGCGCGAGGCCCGCGTCCGGCACGCCCGCGAAGAGGTCGTGCTCCCTGGCACCCTCGTCGCCGCCCGGAGCGCCTCGCACCAACTCGTAGTACTCCGTGGTGAACACGGGCTGGCCCAGGTCGTTCGAAAGAGCGAAGAACGGTCCGTCGACCGCGATCTGCGTGGTGTGCGCGCGCATGGCGGCGGTCTTCGCCGAGGCGTACGCCGAGCCGTCGATCTCCGTGGTGATCACGGCGTCGTCGACGACTCCGGGTACGTCGTCGACCGGGGCGATGCCGGGGAACGCGTCGGGGGCGGTGTCCCGCAGCCGCGCGAAGCCCTCCTCCGCCACCGAGCGGGGCACCCGGTTCCAGTAGATCTTGGCGACGGTGTGCGGGGCGCCGGCGCCGGCGTCGTACGCGGGGTCGGCTGCCAGGTCGGCCGCGCGCATCGCGACGCGGTGCGCCTGGATGTGGTCGGGGTGGCCGTAGCCGCCGTCGGGGTCGTACGTGACGAGCACCTGGGGGCGCAGTGAGCGGATCACTCCGACGAGGTGCCCGGCGGCGTCGTCGACGTCGGCGGCCCAGAAGGCACCGGGCCGGTGGTTCTGCTCGGTGCCCGTCATCCCGGAGTCGCGGAAGCGGCCGGGGCCGCCCAGGAACCGGTGGTCGGTGACCCCGAGCTCCCGCATCGCGGCGGCGAGTTCGCCGACGCGGTGGTCGCCGAGGCCGCCCTCACGGTCCGCGGCGAGATGCGCGAGGTCCGGCGGGATGACCTCGCCCTCCTCGCCGAGGGTGCACGTCACCAGGGCGACGTGTGCCCCCTCGGCCGCGTACCTGGCCATGGTGGCGCCGTTGTTGATCGACTCGTCGTCGGGGTGCGCGTGCACCAGGAGCAGACGGCGGGCGGGAAGGTCCTTCATGGGACCACCCTACGAGCAGGCCGCACCACCGGCCGAACGCCCCGCGGTGCCGGGGCGCCCGGCGCGCACCCGTCAGAACTTGATTCCCCCGATCATGCCTGCCACGTTCGACGTCACCTCCGAGATGGTCGGGGCGATCGACGAGCTCGCCATGTAGAAGCCGAGCAACATGCAGACCACCGCGTGTCCGCCCTTGAGTCCGGATTTCCGGATCAGCAGGAAGACGACGATCGCCAGCAGCACCACCGCCGAAATCGAGAGTGCCACGGCGGTTCACCTCCATCAGTACGGTCGGGACGGGCAGCACACATGGAGCCAGCAGGTTCATACCCACCGAGCGCTACGGATCATAACTATCCGTGCCGACGCATTGATCGGGGCACAGCAGCACGAGGGGCGCACGGACGGCCCGGGGCGGACTAGGTTCGGAGCCATGACCTCGCAGAAGCTGTCGTTTCCCCTCCAGCACGCCCGGACCCAGAGGTTCACTCTCGGCGCACCCCGGGCCTTCACCGTCTCACCGGATGGGACGCGGGTGATCTTCCTCAGGTCGGCCTCGGGCTCCGACCGGACGAACCGCCTCCTGGTGCTGGACACCGGGACGGGTGAGGAGCGCGTGGCCGCCGACCCGGACGCCCTGCTGGGCGGTTCGGCGGAGGCGCTGTCACCGCAGGAGAAGGCGCGGCGGGAGCGCGTCAGGGAGGGTTCGGCGGGCATCGTGGGCTACGCGGTGGACGACGCCGTGGAACTGGCGGCCTTCGCGCTCTCCGGCAGGGCGTACGTCGCCGAGTTGAGGGCCGGCACGGCACGCGCCCTGCCGGTGCCCGGTCCGGTGATCGACCCGCGCCCCTCGCCCGACGGGCGGTACGTCGCCTACGTCTCGCGGGGAGCGTTGCGGGTCGTGGGGGCGGAGGGCGACGGGGACCGCCCGGTCGCGGAGCCGGAGGACGCCCACGTGTCCTACGGCGTCGCGGAGTTCGTCGCGGCGGAGGAGATGAGCCGCTACCGCGGTTTCTGGTGGTCGCCGGACTCGGACCGCCTGCTGGTCGCCCGCGTCGACGACAGCGCCGTACAGCGGTGGTGGATCGCCGATCCCGCGCATCCCGGGAGCCGGCCCGCCGAGGTGGGCTACCCGGCGGCGGGAACGGCCAACGCCGAGGTGCGGCTCTTCGTGACGGACCTGGAGGGGGCCCGCACCGAGGTGGCCTGGGACCGGTCCCGCTTCCCCTACCTGGCGCGGGTCCACTGGTCCTCGAACGGCGCCCCGCTGCTCCTGGTACAGGCCCGGGACCAGCGAAGCCAGCTGTATCTGGCCGTCGACACGGAGAGCGGGGCGACCCGCACGGTGCATGTCGACGAGGACGAGATCTGGCTTGATCTTTTCGCCGGGGTTCCCGCCTGGGCACCCGACGGGCGGCTCGTGCGCATCGCCGACGAGGGGGGCGCGCGGGTGCTCTCGGTCGGCGACCGCCCGCTGACCGGAGGCCAGCTGCACATCCAGGCGGTGCTGGACATCGGGGAGTCGGACATCCTGGTGCAGGCGACCGCCGGCGAGGGCGCGGCGGACCCGGAGACGGGGCAGAGCCATGTCTACCGGGTCAACGAGCTGGGCGTGGAGCGCGTCAGCGAGGGCGTCGGAGTGCACTCCGCGGTGCGCGCGGGGGGTGTGACGGTCCTGGTGTCGGCGTCCCTCGAACACCCGGGGACAGCTGTCGGGGTGCTGCGGGACGGCAAGCGGATCGCCTCCGTCGCGAATCTCGCCCAGGAGCCGGTCCTGTCCGCGAAGGTCCGTCTGACGGAGGGGGGCGCACGGCGGATCCCGTGCGCCGTGCTGCTTCCCACCGGGTACCAGGAATCAGACGGTCCGCTTCCGGTGCTGATGGATCCCTACGGCGGCCCGCACGGCCGCAGGGTGGTGGCCGCCCACAATCCGCACCTCACGTCCCAGTGGTTCGCGGACCACGGTTTCGCCGTGATCGTCGCCGACGGCCGGGGGGCGCCGGGCCGTTCGCCCGGCTGGGAGAAGGCGGTACGGGACGACCTCACCCTCACCCTCGACGACCAGGTCGAGGCCCTGCACGCCCTGGCCGGACGGTTCCCGCTGGACCTGTCGAAGGTGGCGATGCGCGGCTGGTCGTACGGCGGCTACCTCTCGGCGCTCGCGGTGCTGCGGCGCCCCGACGTCTTCCACGCGGCCGTCGTAGGCGCCCCGGTGGCGGACTGGCGGCTGTACGACACCCACTACACCGAGCGCTACCTCGGGGACCCCGCCGGACAGCCCGAGGTGTACGCCCGCAACTCCCTGGTCACCGACGAGGGGCTCTCCGCGCCGGCCGGAGCGGTGCGGCCGATGATGATCGTCCACGGCATGGCCGACGACAACGTGGTGGTCGCCCACGCGCTGCGGCTCTCCTCCGCGCTGCTGTCCGCCGGGCGCCCGCACGAGGTGCTGCCGCTGAGCGGGGTCACGCACATGACCCCGCAGGAGCAGGTCGCCGAGAATCTGCTGCTGCTCCAGGTGGACTTCCTCCGCCGGTCCCTGGGGCTGTCCCGGCCGTAGCTCCTCCCGTTCGGATCTCGCCGTGGTCTCACCAGCCGGGCGGCGGGGAAGCGGGGGGCGGCGGGGACCCGGCTCCGCCGCCCCCCGGGTAGCCGTACCCGGGGCTGCCACCCCGCGGGTGGTCGTAACCGGGGGCGCCGCTCTGCGGGTAGCCGTACCCCGGGGTCGCGCCCTGCGGGTAGCCGTAGCCGCCGTACCCCTGGTGGTCCGGTTCGTCCGCGCTCTCGAACCCCCGGCGCGCCAGCACCAGCAGCGCCGTCGCCCCCGCGAAGGCGAGGAGGAACGAGGTGAGCACGCCGAGCCGCTGCTCGGTCTCCAACTCACCGAAGTGCTGCAGCCACTCGTTGTGGACGGCCCGGGCGATCCCGCAGGCCCCGGAGACCAGCAGGAATCCGGCCACGGTCATGCCGAGCGGGCGGGAGTGCACGGCGCGGAAGAGCGCGGTCCACGCCACCACCAGGCTGATCAGCCCGAGCGCCACGCTGCTCCAGCCCGGCGGGGCGGCGGTCAGCCCGAGCGTCAGGACCTCTCCGCCGATGTACCAGGCGGGATATACCTCGTCGGGCAACGTGAAGAGCTGGCGGACCTCCCAGGCGATCAGCACCGCCCCCGACGCCCCGAGCACCAGGAACGCCGTGACGCCCGCTCCCCGCCCGGGCCGGGTGGGCAGTCGCTCGTACGCGTCCTCGGGCCGCCGCCGGCCGGCCGCCCCGGTGACGACGAGTGCCAGGCCGGCGGCAAGGGTGACGAAGGTGCCGATCAGCGCGCGCGTCCGCAGTTCGTCGCCGAACCGGTCGCCCGTCCAGGACGTACCGATGATCCAGAGGCCCGGCAGCCGCAGGACGAGCGTGACGAGTCCGGTGACGACCAGCGTGGACGCCGCCACCGAGGAGCGCAGCGAGGCTATGAGGGCGAGGACGTGCACGACGAGCAGCACCGGGTCGGCCTGCAGGGTGGCGGGCAGTTTCTTCGGCCACCCGTCGGTGTAGCCCGCCCAGTAGCGCAGCAGGGCGGACGGATCTCCGACGGCCCGGAGGTCCCGCACGATCCAGGCGGCGACAAGGGCCGCGAGCACGGCGCACAGCACCGCTCCGGTGATTCTGGCTCCCCGTGTGAGTATCACCTCAGTGATACTCCACCGCGGTCCGCCGACGGACAAGGGGACCTCCGGCGACGCACGGGGGACGGGTAACCGGCCGGGGCGACGTGATGGACGCCCCGGCCGGTTCACGGCACCCGCACGGCCGTACGTTCTCCATGGTGGGGCGTTCGTATATCGGTGCGACGACGGTCGAGTTGCCCCCGTGTTAACGAAACTGAGGCCCGTTCACCACTCGTCGTCACCCGCGGTCAGGACCTCCGGGGGCCGGGTCGTCCTTGTCCGGGGGCGGCGGCACCGCGTCCCCGGCTGTCCCGGGCGCCTCCCTCTGCACCTCGGGCGGCACCACCTGCTTCTCCTCGGCGAAGTGGCACGCCGAGTCGTGCCGGGCCGGCGTCGCCGTGTCCCGGAAGACCGCGGGGACCGCCAGCAGGGGCACCTCCAGCTCGCACCGCTCCTGCGCCTTCCAGCAGCGGGTGCGGAAGCGGCATCCGGACGGGATGTTCGCGGGGGAGGGCACGTCACCGTGCAGGATGATCCGTTCGCGGTGCTCACGGGCCGTCGGATCCGGCACCGGGACGGCCGACAGCAGTGCCTGGGTGTAGGGGTGCGTCGGGTGGTCGTAGATCTCCTCGTCCGTGCCGACCTCGACGATGCGGCCCAGGTACATGACGCCGACCCGGTCCGAGATGTGCCGGACGATCGACAGGTCGTGCGCGATGAACACGAAGCTCAGGCTGAATTCGGCCTGCAGCCGGTCCAGCAGGTTGACGACCTGCGCCTGCACCGACACGTCGAGCGCGGAGACCGGCTCGTCGGCGACGATGATCTCGGGGTTGAGCGCGAGCCCACGGGCGATCCCGATGCGCTGGCGCTGACCGCCGGAGAACTGGTGCGGATAGCGGTTGATGTACTCGGGGTTCAGACCCACGACGTCGAGCAGGTCCTGCACCTTCTGCCGGCGGCTCCCCTTGGGCGCCACCTCGGGGTGGATCTCGTAGGGCTCCCCGATGATGTCGCCGACCGTCATGCGCGGGTTCAGCGAGGTGTACGGGTCCTGGAACACCATCTGGATGTTGCGGCGCACGGCCTTCAGGGCTCGCCCGGAGAGCTTGGTGACGTCCTCGCCCTTGTACCGGATCACTCCCCCGGTCGGCGGCTCCAGGTGCACCAGCATCTTCGCCACGGTCGACTTCCCGCAGCCGGACTCCCCCACGATGCCGAGCGTCTCGCCCGCCGCCAGGTCGAAGTCCACACCGTCGACGGCCCTGACCGCGCCGATCTGCTTCTTGAAGAGGATGCCCCGGGTAAGCGGATAGTGCTTGACCAGGCCCCGCACCTCCAGGATCGGATCCCCCTCGGCGTACGGCCGCGTGCGGTCCGCCTCCCGCGCCTCGGAGAGCAGTGTGGAGCCGCCCGGGAGCCCCTCGCGTCCCGCGTCGTCAGCGTGCATCGAGAGTCTCCTTCCAGAAGTGGCAGGCGCTCCGGCGTTCCTCGTCCACGGTGTAGAGCGGCGGCACGTCCGTACGGCACACGGCCTGGGCCATGGGGCAGCGCGGATGGA
The DNA window shown above is from Streptomyces sp. Alt3 and carries:
- a CDS encoding DUF6113 family protein; this encodes MSNRQRQRASSRSPRTNAPPRVPEPSGLAAPPNPRRIPLYAGLAVLGAAVGLAGTLVQAALFPGGLLLALAASAGLFHGGRVLTRTQLGALVPAVGWFIAVIVLLGGRPEGDYVFGEEIGLALFMLGGMAVAVICATMSRLPYSANDTGRSGS
- the mshB gene encoding N-acetyl-1-D-myo-inositol-2-amino-2-deoxy-alpha-D-glucopyranoside deacetylase, coding for MKDLPARRLLLVHAHPDDESINNGATMARYAAEGAHVALVTCTLGEEGEVIPPDLAHLAADREGGLGDHRVGELAAAMRELGVTDHRFLGGPGRFRDSGMTGTEQNHRPGAFWAADVDDAAGHLVGVIRSLRPQVLVTYDPDGGYGHPDHIQAHRVAMRAADLAADPAYDAGAGAPHTVAKIYWNRVPRSVAEEGFARLRDTAPDAFPGIAPVDDVPGVVDDAVITTEIDGSAYASAKTAAMRAHTTQIAVDGPFFALSNDLGQPVFTTEYYELVRGAPGGDEGAREHDLFAGVPDAGLAPGART
- a CDS encoding S9 family peptidase, with the protein product MTSQKLSFPLQHARTQRFTLGAPRAFTVSPDGTRVIFLRSASGSDRTNRLLVLDTGTGEERVAADPDALLGGSAEALSPQEKARRERVREGSAGIVGYAVDDAVELAAFALSGRAYVAELRAGTARALPVPGPVIDPRPSPDGRYVAYVSRGALRVVGAEGDGDRPVAEPEDAHVSYGVAEFVAAEEMSRYRGFWWSPDSDRLLVARVDDSAVQRWWIADPAHPGSRPAEVGYPAAGTANAEVRLFVTDLEGARTEVAWDRSRFPYLARVHWSSNGAPLLLVQARDQRSQLYLAVDTESGATRTVHVDEDEIWLDLFAGVPAWAPDGRLVRIADEGGARVLSVGDRPLTGGQLHIQAVLDIGESDILVQATAGEGAADPETGQSHVYRVNELGVERVSEGVGVHSAVRAGGVTVLVSASLEHPGTAVGVLRDGKRIASVANLAQEPVLSAKVRLTEGGARRIPCAVLLPTGYQESDGPLPVLMDPYGGPHGRRVVAAHNPHLTSQWFADHGFAVIVADGRGAPGRSPGWEKAVRDDLTLTLDDQVEALHALAGRFPLDLSKVAMRGWSYGGYLSALAVLRRPDVFHAAVVGAPVADWRLYDTHYTERYLGDPAGQPEVYARNSLVTDEGLSAPAGAVRPMMIVHGMADDNVVVAHALRLSSALLSAGRPHEVLPLSGVTHMTPQEQVAENLLLLQVDFLRRSLGLSRP
- a CDS encoding ABC transporter ATP-binding protein, whose product is MHADDAGREGLPGGSTLLSEAREADRTRPYAEGDPILEVRGLVKHYPLTRGILFKKQIGAVRAVDGVDFDLAAGETLGIVGESGCGKSTVAKMLVHLEPPTGGVIRYKGEDVTKLSGRALKAVRRNIQMVFQDPYTSLNPRMTVGDIIGEPYEIHPEVAPKGSRRQKVQDLLDVVGLNPEYINRYPHQFSGGQRQRIGIARGLALNPEIIVADEPVSALDVSVQAQVVNLLDRLQAEFSLSFVFIAHDLSIVRHISDRVGVMYLGRIVEVGTDEEIYDHPTHPYTQALLSAVPVPDPTAREHRERIILHGDVPSPANIPSGCRFRTRCWKAQERCELEVPLLAVPAVFRDTATPARHDSACHFAEEKQVVPPEVQREAPGTAGDAVPPPPDKDDPAPGGPDRG
- a CDS encoding DUF2304 family protein; this encodes MALSISAVVLLAIVVFLLIRKSGLKGGHAVVCMLLGFYMASSSIAPTISEVTSNVAGMIGGIKF